CTTCTCTTCCGAGGCGGAGCGGGAGGATATATTGAGTCCGATGCGGGTGACCGACGCGCTTGGCCGTGTTCTGCCGCAGTGGCATGCTTCGCGGCAGGCCCCCGTCAAGCCGCGCAGAACCGCAGCCGTTGCGCCGGCGTGATGTCCGGCATGCATAATGACGTTCGCGTTCAACCTGAAGAAAAGGCCGCCTCATGAGCCAAGCCGCCCCCGGTAGCAAGCTGTCCGAACAGGAAGGCGAACTCAATGCCCGCGTCAGATCGGAGCAGGCGCACATGCTCTACAGTCAGCTGATGGTTTCCGTCACGGGAACCATGGCCGGCGCCGGCTTGTTCGTCGCCACGCTGGCCGGCGTCGTCAGCCCCTTGTTGCTTTGGTCATGGTTCGCTCTGGTGTGCGCCAACCAAGGCTGGCGTCTCTTCCTGGGCCTGCGCTTCAGGCGCATCGGCCTGGGCGGAACGAGTGTCGAGCGTGCGCTCCGGATCTGGGCGATCGGATCGGGCGTTTCCGGCGTGTTGTGGGGGGGCGGATACCTGCTGATGTCCCCCGCCGATTCGCCGCTGCACCTGGCCGTCATGACCATCCTGATTTTCGGCGTCGCCGCAGGCGCAACCCCCCTGATCGCCTCGCACATTCCCTCGTTCTACGTGTTCATCTTCCCGGCCCTGCTGCCCATCATCGCGCGCAATGCGCTGGTGGTCGACAAGCTCCACATCATCCTGGCCTTCGTCTGCCTGGCCGTAACGCTCGGCATCCTTTCCTTCGGCCGCAAGTACAACCAACTCCTCACCGAATCGCTGCGCAGCCGTTTCCAGAACGAAACCATGGCCCGGCAGCTGGCCATCCAGAACACGGAGCTGGAGGAGGCACGCAACACCGCCGAACTGGCGAGCCGGGCCAAGACCCAGTTCTTCGCCGCCGCCAGCCACGACCTGCGCCAGCCCCTGCATGCGATGGGGCTCTTCGCCGCCGCCCTGGCCGACAAGGCACTCGACGGCGAGGTGCGCAACATGGTCGCCAGCATCAACGCCTCTGTGGACGCACTGGAGGCGCTGTTCAACGAACTGCTCGACATCTCCAAGATCGATGCCGGCGCCATCCGCCCAAAAACCGAGACCCTCGCTCTCAATTCCCTGCTGCAACGGCTGCGCATCGATTTCAAGGCAGAGGCGGAAGCGAAGGGGCTCGATTTTCGCGTTCGCCGGAGCGGGGCTACGGTGTGCAGCGATGCGCTGCTGCTCGAGCGGGTGCTGCGCAACCTGATCGACAACGCCATTCGCTATACACGAAGCGGCGGCATCCTGGTCGGAGTGCGGCGGCACGGCGCCAACTGGCGCATCGAGATCTGGGACACCGGCATCGGCATCGCGCCGGAGCAGGCCGACAAGGTGTTCGACGAGTTCTACCAGGTCGGCAATCCGGAGCGCGACCGCCGCAAGGGCCTCGGCCTCGGCCTGTCCATCGTCCGTCGTCTTGCCGAGCTGCTGGGACACACCCTCGCCTTGCGTTCGCGGCAGGGCCGCGGCACCGTCTTCACACTCGAGTTGCCGGCGGCGTGCGCGCCGGCACCCGAAGCCCACCCGGCAGAGGCGGCTCTGACACCGGTCGGATTCGACGGACGCCTGATCCTGGTGATCGACGATGACGAGTCTGTGCGGAAAGGCATGCGCACCCTGCTCGGAGGCTGGGGGGCGGAAGTGATTGCCTGCGCCGGCATGGCTGATACGCTCGCCGGAATAGCCGGGCTCGGGCGCGCGCCCGATATCATCATCGCCGACCACCAGTTGCAGGAAGGCATGGTCGGCGCCGATGCCATCCTCGCAGTGCGAGGGTACTTCGGAAAGCCGGTCCCGGCCATCATCATCACCGGCAGCACGTCGCAGTTGCTCACCGGTGCAGCCCAGGCACTCGGCTGCCAGTTGCTGCTCAAGCCGGTCATGCCGGCCAAGTTGCGCAGCCTGCTCAATGCCACGCTTCAGGCGTAAGATTCGCCAATCGCACACGGAGAGGCAGCCCATGTCCGCAGAAAACCCTAACGCCGACCCGCTCGAATTCCTCAAGGGAATGTGGAGCAGCATGGGGTTCGCCGTGCCCGGCATGGTGACGCCGACGCTGGATGTGAACGAACTCGACAAGCGCATCGCCGACCTGAAGACCGTAGAGGGCTGGCTGCGCATGAACCTCAACATGCTGCAGATGAGCATCCAAGGACTGGAAATGCAGCGCGCCACGCTCGCCGCCATGCAGGCGATCAGCCAGTCGGCGAGCTCGCCCGAGGCGAACGCCAACCCCTTCGCCAATCCCTCTCTGTGGCCGTGGAACATGATGCAGCCGGGCGCCGCATCGGCCCCGGAGACCGCTCCGGAAGAAGGCAAGAAGAAACCTTAGTTCAGGCTGCGCCCAGCGCGACGAGCCAGACCGGCATCGTCAGCATGGCGCCGAGGGTCGTGGCGGAGATCAGCCAGGCCACGCCGGCGCCGTCCCCGCCCATGCGCATCGCCAGGATGTAGGCCGAGCTGGCCGTCGGCAGCGCGCCGAACATCACCACCACGTCGAAATACACGCCCTTCAGGCCCAGGGCGCGCGCCGCCATCCAGGCAATGGCCGGCACGGCCAGCAGCTTCACGCCAAGCAGGAAGGCCGAGGGCAGATGATTGCCTGATTCGCCGCGCAGCTTGAGCGCCGCACCCACCGCCAGCAGGCCGAGCGCGATCGACGCCTCGGACAGGCGCCCCAGGAATTGCCCCGCCACTTCCGGCAGCGTTGCGCCGCTCAGGTTGAACAGCAGGCCGGCGAAGGTGGCGAGGATCAGCGGATTGCGCACGATCTCGCGCATCACCCCGAGTTGGCCATGCCGCGCCAGCATCCACACCGAGGCGAGATTGGCCATCGGCACCATGGCGCCGATGAGGATGCCCATCGCCGCGATGCCGGCCTCGCCGTGCAGCTTGGCCGCCACCGCCAGGCCGATGTAGGAGTTGAAGCGGTATGCGCATTGGAACTGCGAGGCGAACACCATCGGGCGCGGGCCGAACAACGGCCGCGCCAGCAGGCCCAGCAGCATGCCCCCGCACATCGCCGCCATGCCGCTGGCGACGAAGGGCGCGGCGGCGGCAAAGTCGATGCGCGTGCGAGCAATGGCATGGAACAGCAGGGCCGGGAACAGCACGAAGTAGATCAGCTTCTCCAGGCCGGTCCAGAAATGGTCGCCCAGGTGCATCAGCCGGCGCAGGCCGAAGCCGAGCAGGATCAGGGCGAAGTCGGGCAGCAGGAGCAGGACGGAGGACATATATCCTTGCCTTCAGTCGCCGACGAACACGAACGGCGCCCAGAAGAAGGGATGGGCCCGCGAAAACTGTTGGCCGGCGCCGGCGCGCAACGCACGCTGCGCCTCTGCCAGCGCCACGGAAGCATCGGCGCCGGCGCGCAGCCGTCGGAACATCTCCACCATCAGGTCGCGCGTGGCGGCGCTCTCCACCGCCCAGTGGCTGACGACCAGTCCCCGCGCACCGGCATACATGAAGGCGCGTGTGAGCCCGGCAAAGCCCTCGCCGCCGCCGGCGCCCCCCGCCGTGTTGCAGGCCGACAGGACGATCAGGTCGGCGCCGAGGCGCACCTCCTCGACGACTTCCCGCATGGTCAGCCAGCCGTCCTCGCCGCGCAGATCGCCCGCCGTCGAAAGGGCCAGCGCCGGCTGCTGTGCGGCGGTTTCGGTTTCCTCGACGAACTCGCCGCCCAGCACGCCGTGCGTGGCGAAGAGAACGTAGCGGGCATCGGCCATCGTCGGCTGCTTCGCCGCATGTTCCTGCGCCGCCTCGCCGATCAGCAGGCGCGTGCGTGCGCCATCGAGGATGCCGGCGATGCGCCGCGCCTCCTCCGCCGTTTCCGGCAGTGGCGCCAGGCCGCCGCGCAAGGGTGCCGGCGCGCCGGCACCCTTGCCGAAGCGAGGATCGGCAAAGGCCACCAGTTGCTCCGCATGCCGCCGGGGCGACGACGGCGCCTCGCGCAGTGCGGCCAGCGCGGCAGTCGAGGGCAGGTAGCCGATGCGGTAGCGGTCGCCCAGATAGGGCAGTACGGCGTATTCGGCGAACGGCGGTCCCGCCACCCGTCCCGCGGCAAAACGGCGGCGCTCCTCCTCGCCGTAGCGCTCCACCAGCATGCCCAGTGGCAGGGTGTGCAAGGGGCCGTCGCCGACGACGATGAGGCGGGAGACTCCGCCGAGAAGCCCGGCGGCGGGCTCGAACAGGTCGCGGTAGAGCGCGTGGAGCGGTTCCGGATCGAGGGCTTGCAGGCTGGCGAGATCTCCCTGCACGGCAACCGCTTCGAGCGGCGCGCGCAGGTTGCGGATGCGCTCGGCGACTGCGGTCCGTCCCGGCGCAATCGAC
The window above is part of the Denitratisoma sp. genome. Proteins encoded here:
- a CDS encoding ATP-binding protein; protein product: MSQAAPGSKLSEQEGELNARVRSEQAHMLYSQLMVSVTGTMAGAGLFVATLAGVVSPLLLWSWFALVCANQGWRLFLGLRFRRIGLGGTSVERALRIWAIGSGVSGVLWGGGYLLMSPADSPLHLAVMTILIFGVAAGATPLIASHIPSFYVFIFPALLPIIARNALVVDKLHIILAFVCLAVTLGILSFGRKYNQLLTESLRSRFQNETMARQLAIQNTELEEARNTAELASRAKTQFFAAASHDLRQPLHAMGLFAAALADKALDGEVRNMVASINASVDALEALFNELLDISKIDAGAIRPKTETLALNSLLQRLRIDFKAEAEAKGLDFRVRRSGATVCSDALLLERVLRNLIDNAIRYTRSGGILVGVRRHGANWRIEIWDTGIGIAPEQADKVFDEFYQVGNPERDRRKGLGLGLSIVRRLAELLGHTLALRSRQGRGTVFTLELPAACAPAPEAHPAEAALTPVGFDGRLILVIDDDESVRKGMRTLLGGWGAEVIACAGMADTLAGIAGLGRAPDIIIADHQLQEGMVGADAILAVRGYFGKPVPAIIITGSTSQLLTGAAQALGCQLLLKPVMPAKLRSLLNATLQA
- a CDS encoding AEC family transporter, which gives rise to MSSVLLLLPDFALILLGFGLRRLMHLGDHFWTGLEKLIYFVLFPALLFHAIARTRIDFAAAAPFVASGMAAMCGGMLLGLLARPLFGPRPMVFASQFQCAYRFNSYIGLAVAAKLHGEAGIAAMGILIGAMVPMANLASVWMLARHGQLGVMREIVRNPLILATFAGLLFNLSGATLPEVAGQFLGRLSEASIALGLLAVGAALKLRGESGNHLPSAFLLGVKLLAVPAIAWMAARALGLKGVYFDVVVMFGALPTASSAYILAMRMGGDGAGVAWLISATTLGAMLTMPVWLVALGAA